One window of Marinobacterium aestuarii genomic DNA carries:
- the earP gene encoding elongation factor P maturation arginine rhamnosyltransferase EarP produces the protein MRASWDIFCSVIDNFGDIGVTWRLARQLVAEHDQSVRLWIDDLQSFCRLCPEANDQDALQLHQGVVVQHWVHGSAPLRCAPQSLSPVKAADVVIEAFGCQLPEDYIEAMVQRTRPSLWLNLEYLSAEDWVAGCHGLPSLQPRGLQKYFFFPGFTQGTGGLLREARLIEQRRRFQQSPVARQHFLNTLGVFPQNNSRLVSLFSYENKSLFSWLDTLAAATQASHLLVPQGRIVAELQEWLGVKQLSEKDQHQRGALKVQLLPFLSQPDYDRLLWSCDLNVVRGEDSFIRAQWAAKPLLWHIYPQQENAHMEKLDAFLKIYCQGLSQATGSALQAQWHAWNSGQNMAQSEQALRQVWPELEAHSDAWCTQLSSQINISTALVQFFRKWL, from the coding sequence ATGCGCGCGAGCTGGGATATTTTTTGCAGCGTTATCGACAATTTCGGTGATATCGGTGTTACCTGGCGCCTGGCGCGGCAACTGGTGGCCGAGCACGACCAGAGCGTGCGTCTGTGGATCGATGATCTGCAGAGCTTCTGTCGCCTGTGTCCCGAGGCGAACGACCAGGATGCGCTGCAGCTTCACCAGGGCGTAGTAGTGCAGCACTGGGTGCATGGCTCTGCTCCATTGAGGTGCGCACCGCAGAGCCTTTCTCCGGTAAAAGCTGCGGATGTGGTGATCGAGGCGTTTGGCTGCCAGCTGCCCGAGGACTATATAGAAGCCATGGTGCAGCGTACCCGCCCCTCGCTCTGGCTGAATTTGGAATACCTCAGCGCCGAAGACTGGGTCGCCGGCTGTCATGGCCTGCCCTCACTCCAGCCCCGCGGACTGCAAAAATACTTCTTCTTTCCAGGCTTCACGCAGGGTACCGGTGGGCTTCTGCGTGAAGCCAGGCTGATTGAACAGCGCCGGCGCTTTCAGCAGAGCCCGGTCGCGCGCCAGCACTTTTTAAATACACTGGGTGTCTTCCCGCAAAATAATAGCCGCCTGGTGTCGCTTTTCTCTTATGAAAACAAAAGCCTGTTCAGCTGGCTGGATACTCTGGCTGCCGCGACCCAAGCCAGCCACCTGCTGGTGCCCCAGGGTCGAATTGTTGCTGAACTGCAAGAATGGCTCGGCGTAAAACAATTATCGGAAAAGGATCAACACCAACGGGGGGCTTTAAAAGTGCAGCTGCTGCCCTTTTTAAGCCAGCCGGATTACGACCGCCTGCTCTGGAGCTGTGATTTAAATGTAGTGCGCGGCGAAGATTCCTTTATTCGCGCCCAGTGGGCGGCAAAACCGCTGCTCTGGCATATTTATCCACAGCAGGAAAACGCCCATATGGAAAAGCTTGATGCCTTCCTGAAAATTTACTGCCAGGGCTTGAGCCAGGCCACAGGCAGCGCGCTGCAGGCTCAGTGGCACGCCTGGAACAGCGGCCAGAACATGGCGCAAAGCGAACAGGCATTACGGCAAGTCTGGCCGGAACTGGAGGCCCATAGCGATGCCTGGTGTACTCAGCTAAGTAGCCAGATAAATATTTCCACGGCCCTAGTGCAGTTTTTTCGAAAATGGCTATGA
- a CDS encoding elongation factor P has translation MKTAQEMKPNSVALIDSQPWLIQKAEFTKSGRNSAIVKMKLKNLLTGSSTETVYKADDKMEQVILDRVDVTYSYSSDSVYVFMDEDYNQYELNAEDLETVLPFIVEGMTDICAAVFFEGKVISVDLPTNIVRQLTYTEGSARGDTSGKVMKVARLANGTEIKVADFCDTDDWIEIDTRTGEYKSRAKAPA, from the coding sequence ATGAAAACCGCACAAGAAATGAAACCCAATAGTGTGGCTCTGATCGACAGCCAGCCCTGGCTGATACAAAAGGCCGAATTCACAAAATCGGGTCGTAACAGCGCCATTGTAAAAATGAAGCTGAAAAACCTGCTGACCGGCTCGTCCACCGAGACCGTGTACAAGGCAGACGACAAAATGGAGCAGGTAATACTCGATCGCGTCGACGTAACCTACTCCTACTCCAGCGATTCGGTTTATGTCTTTATGGACGAAGACTACAACCAGTACGAACTCAATGCCGAAGACCTGGAAACTGTGCTGCCCTTTATCGTTGAAGGCATGACCGACATCTGCGCCGCCGTCTTCTTTGAAGGCAAGGTCATTTCCGTCGACCTGCCCACCAACATAGTGCGCCAGCTCACCTACACCGAAGGCTCCGCCCGTGGCGACACCTCAGGCAAAGTGATGAAAGTCGCCCGCCTCGCCAACGGCACCGAAATCAAGGTCGCGGACTTCTGCGACACCGACGACTGGATCGAAATCGACACCCGTACCGGCGAATACAAGTCCCGCGCCAAAGCACCCGCCTGA
- a CDS encoding LysR family transcriptional regulator — MINPVWLNSFCRLVEVGHFTRTADQLHMTQSGVSQHVRKLEEQLGRPLLLRQGKQFTLTDEGARLYHEGRSIIRSLSDLEELVCADSAHEGLVKLISPGSVGLKLYPHLLELQRRHPGLSIDYRFGPNSGVETAIAGFEVHIGFMTRPSSLGEVSSTAVGREALLLVTPAEVEVPSWDALLALGFIDHPDGAHHAALLLGANYPEFQHTEQFRQSGFSNQINLILEPVCLGLGFTVLPAHAVDAFQKPEQIRVHPLVNPVNETLYLCYHRKKPIPNRAKTVIAEAEKWI, encoded by the coding sequence ATGATTAATCCTGTCTGGCTTAACAGTTTCTGCCGGCTGGTTGAGGTCGGGCATTTCACCCGTACGGCCGATCAGCTGCACATGACGCAGTCGGGCGTGAGCCAGCATGTGCGCAAGCTCGAAGAGCAGCTGGGGCGCCCGCTGCTGCTGCGTCAGGGCAAGCAGTTCACCCTGACCGACGAAGGGGCGCGGCTCTATCATGAAGGCCGCAGCATTATTCGTTCGCTGTCCGATCTGGAAGAGCTGGTCTGTGCCGATTCCGCGCACGAGGGGCTGGTAAAGCTTATATCGCCGGGCAGTGTGGGGCTCAAGCTCTATCCCCATTTGCTTGAGTTGCAGCGCCGCCACCCTGGGCTATCCATCGATTATCGCTTCGGGCCCAATTCCGGCGTTGAAACGGCCATCGCCGGTTTTGAGGTGCATATCGGCTTTATGACGCGGCCATCCTCCCTGGGGGAAGTCAGCAGTACCGCCGTTGGGCGCGAAGCCCTGTTGCTGGTAACCCCCGCCGAGGTAGAGGTGCCCAGCTGGGATGCATTGCTGGCGCTGGGGTTTATTGACCATCCCGATGGCGCCCATCACGCCGCTTTGCTGCTGGGCGCCAACTACCCGGAATTTCAGCACACCGAGCAGTTCCGCCAGAGCGGTTTTTCAAATCAGATCAACCTGATCCTGGAGCCGGTATGCCTGGGGCTGGGCTTTACCGTGCTGCCAGCGCACGCGGTGGATGCTTTCCAAAAGCCCGAGCAGATTAGGGTGCACCCGCTCGTCAACCCGGTAAATGAAACCCTCTACCTGTGTTATCACCGTAAAAAGCCAATCCCCAACCGCGCCAAAACCGTGATAGCCGAAGCAGAGAAGTGGATTTAA
- a CDS encoding lactoylglutathione lyase family protein, giving the protein MSNVYPRNFSHIGISVPDLEKAVEFYTQVMGWYLIMKPTEIVEDNSPIGEMCTDVFGSNWDRFRIAHLSTGDRIGVELFEFKGQVNPENNFEYWKTGIFHFCVQDPNVEELAERIVAAGGKKRMEKPRYYYPGEKPYRMIYMEDPFGNILEIYSHSYELIYGAGAY; this is encoded by the coding sequence ATGAGTAATGTTTACCCGCGCAATTTCTCCCATATAGGCATATCCGTACCGGACCTCGAAAAAGCCGTCGAGTTTTATACCCAGGTGATGGGCTGGTATCTGATTATGAAACCCACCGAAATCGTTGAAGACAACAGTCCCATCGGTGAGATGTGTACCGATGTGTTCGGCAGCAACTGGGACAGATTCCGTATCGCCCACCTTTCAACCGGTGATCGCATAGGCGTGGAGCTGTTCGAATTCAAGGGTCAGGTTAACCCTGAAAACAATTTTGAATACTGGAAGACCGGCATATTCCACTTCTGCGTGCAGGACCCGAACGTCGAAGAACTGGCCGAGCGCATCGTCGCCGCCGGCGGCAAAAAGCGCATGGAAAAACCGCGCTACTACTACCCCGGCGAAAAGCCCTACCGCATGATCTATATGGAAGACCCGTTTGGAAACATTCTGGAAATCTACAGCCACAGCTATGAACTGATTTACGGCGCCGGCGCCTATTAA
- a CDS encoding IS630 family transposase: protein MNTDARKLSTEQQELLRQQAIRLRLKGKTFREIGQLLNVHPDTVGRWYQRYEAGGKAALTVQKRGPKNKPRRLTEAQEQRVIEAVKDQMPDQYKLGFALWTRRAIAQLIKQFWGIDIPVRTLGDYLKRWGFSPQKPLKKAWEQNPARVDAWLKEEYPQIKARAKAENAQIFWGDETGIKNTTQHGRSYAPIGKTPVQPLPAKRVSLNMISAITNQGTVRFMLYESMMNAKVLIKFLRALIESTPGKVFLILDNLRVHHAKIVKRWLAKKPVKRYLEVFFLPAYSPELNPDEYLNCDLKNMVHSGPAVRSIDDLKKRTRSCMLTLQRRPERVKTYFRAGHIRYAA from the coding sequence ATGAATACCGACGCACGCAAGCTCAGCACAGAGCAACAGGAACTTCTCAGGCAGCAAGCCATTCGACTCCGTTTGAAAGGCAAAACTTTCCGTGAAATCGGGCAGCTGCTCAATGTTCACCCCGATACTGTTGGACGCTGGTACCAGCGTTATGAAGCCGGCGGCAAGGCGGCCTTGACAGTACAAAAACGGGGCCCCAAGAACAAACCGCGTCGCCTGACCGAGGCGCAGGAGCAGCGTGTCATTGAGGCGGTTAAAGACCAGATGCCGGATCAGTACAAACTGGGTTTTGCGCTCTGGACGCGGCGTGCTATCGCTCAGCTAATCAAGCAATTCTGGGGGATCGACATTCCGGTTCGGACTCTGGGAGACTACCTCAAGCGCTGGGGCTTCTCGCCGCAGAAGCCGCTAAAGAAAGCCTGGGAACAGAACCCGGCCCGGGTCGATGCTTGGCTAAAAGAGGAGTATCCGCAAATCAAGGCGCGCGCCAAAGCAGAGAACGCGCAGATTTTCTGGGGTGATGAAACCGGGATCAAGAATACAACCCAGCATGGCCGTAGCTATGCTCCGATCGGCAAAACGCCCGTGCAGCCACTGCCGGCCAAGCGCGTATCACTGAATATGATCTCGGCGATCACCAACCAGGGGACCGTGCGTTTCATGCTGTACGAATCGATGATGAACGCCAAGGTTCTGATCAAATTTCTTCGGGCACTGATCGAATCTACGCCCGGCAAAGTGTTTCTGATTCTGGATAACCTGCGCGTCCACCATGCCAAGATAGTGAAGCGCTGGCTCGCAAAGAAGCCCGTGAAGCGCTATCTGGAAGTGTTCTTTTTGCCCGCGTACTCGCCTGAACTGAACCCGGATGAATACTTGAACTGCGATTTGAAGAACATGGTGCACAGCGGTCCGGCGGTTCGTTCGATTGACGACCTGAAGAAACGCACTCGATCGTGCATGCTCACATTGCAACGTCGGCCAGAACGGGTAAAAACCTATTTCCGGGCAGGACACATTCGGTATGCCGCATGA